The following are encoded in a window of Bos indicus x Bos taurus breed Angus x Brahman F1 hybrid chromosome 4, Bos_hybrid_MaternalHap_v2.0, whole genome shotgun sequence genomic DNA:
- the GNGT1 gene encoding guanine nucleotide-binding protein G(T) subunit gamma-T1 produces MSRQKMPVINIEDLTEKDKLKMEVDQLKKEVTLERMLVSKCCEEFRDYVEERSGEDPLVKGIPEDKNPFKELKGGCVIS; encoded by the exons ATGTCGAG GCAGAAGATGCCAGTGATCAATATTGAGGACCTGACAGAAAAGGACAAATTGAAGATGGAAGTCGACCAGCTCAAGAAAGAAGTGACGCTGGAAAGAATGCTG gtGTCCAAATGTTGTGAAGAATTCAGGGATTATGTTGAAGAAAGATCTGGGGAGGATCCATTAGTAAAGGGTATCCCAGAGGACAAAAATCCCTTCAAGGAGCTCAAAGGAGGCTGTGTGATTTcataa